In Tripterygium wilfordii isolate XIE 37 chromosome 23, ASM1340144v1, whole genome shotgun sequence, one genomic interval encodes:
- the LOC119993206 gene encoding 7-deoxyloganetin glucosyltransferase-like, translated as MCLCLENHKAKERNKQTLKRHTNIAVAGMDSKALADKPHAICIPAPFQSHIKAMLNFSKLLHYKGFHITFVNTEFNHKRLLKARGSDSLDGLPDFRFESIPDGLPPSDDNATQDMNVLCESVKRNFLAPFLDLIQKLNSAGPPVTCIVADAFMMFTTTAAQQLGIPIVFLIVVSACASMGQLQYRPLKEKGIVPLKDESYLTNGYLDMVIDWIPGMKDIRLKNLPSFLQITDPNDLLFNFIMEATEKCHDPNALIIHTFNALEHEVLDALSTIFPQVYAIGPFQLLLNQVKDNRLNSIGCNLWIEEPECLEWLDSKEPNSVIYVNFGSMAVMTKEQLIEFGMGLANSNHYFLWIIRPDLVRDDSVIFPPEFEEKARGRGLLGSWCSQEEVLNHKSIGGFLTHCGWNSILESVYEGVPMLCCPFFGDQTMNCRYTCIEWGIGMEIGSDVNRDEVEKLVKELMEGEEGKKLKHNVMEWKKKAEEATSSTGSSWINLDMVVNRVLLSKDQKLPNIN; from the exons ATGTGCTTGTGCTTAGAAAACCATAAAGCCAAGGAGAGAAACAAGCAAACACTCAAAAGACACACAAATATTGCAGTTGCAGGCATGGATTCCAAAGCTTTAGCTGATAAGCCTCATGCCATCTGCATTCCTGCTCCATTTCAAAGTCACATTAAGGCTATGCTTAATTTCTCAAAGCTTCTACACTACAAAGGTTTCCACATAACCTTTGTCAACACTGAATTCAATCACAAACGTTTACTCAAAGCTAGAGGCTCTGACTCATTAGATGGCTTACCGGACTTCCGATTTGAGTCCATTCCAGATGGCCTCCCTCCTTCGGATGACAACGCCACGCAAGACATGAACGTCCTCTGTGAGTCTGTCAAAAGGAATTTCTTGGCTCCATTCCTTGACTTGATCCAAAAACTCAACTCTGCTGGCCCTCCGGTGACGTGTATTGTTGCTGATGCTTTCATGATGTTCACAACCACAGCAGCCCAACAACTTGGAATCCCAATTGTATTCTTGATTGTTGTTTCTGCTTGTGCGTCCATGGGACAGTTACAGTATCGTCCGCTCAAAGAAAAGGGCATTGTACCACTGAAAG ATGAAAGCTATTTAACGAATGGATATTTGGACATGGTCATAGATTGGATACCTGGCATGAAAGATATCCGTTTGAAAAATCTCCCATCTTTTCTTCAAATAACAGACCCAAACGATTTATTATTCAACTTCATCATGGAAGCAACTGAGAAATGTCACGATCCTAATGCACTCATCATCCATACTTTCAATGCATTGGAGCACGAAGTTCTGGATGCTCTCTCAACCATATTTCCCCAAGTGTATGCCATTGGTCCATTCCAGTTACTACTCAATCAAGTGAAGGACAATCGCTTGAATTCCATTGGATGTAACCTCTGGATAGAAGAGCCTGAATGTTTAGAATGGCTTGATTCCAAGGAACCCAATTCAGTAATCTATGTAAATTTCGGTAGCATGGCAGTTATGACAAAGGAGCAGCTCATCGAGTTTGGTATGGGACTTGCTAACAGCAATCACTATTTCTTGTGGATAATTAGGCCTGATCTGGTTAGAGATGATTCTGTAATCTTTCCGCCAGAGTTTGAAGAAAAGGCAAGAGGAAGAGGTTTACTTGGAAGCTGGTGTTCACAAGAGGAAGTGCTCAATCACAAATCCATTGGAGGTTTCTTAACACATTGTGGGTGGAACTCGATACTTGAGAGTGTGTATGAAGGAGTGCCTATGCTTTGTTGTCCATTCTTTGGCGATCAAACGATGAATTGCAGGTACACTTGCATCGAATGGGGGATTGGAATGGAGATTGGCAGTGATGTCAATAGAGATGAAGTAGAGAAGCTTGTGAAAGAGTTGATGGAGGGTGAGGAAGGCAAGAAATTGAAACACAATGTGATGGAGTGGAAGAAAAAGGCAGAAGAGGCTACAAGTTCAACAGGTTCATCTTGGATTAATTTGGACATGGTGGTTAACAGAGTTCTTCTATCAAAGGACCAGAAGTTACCCAATATAAATTAA
- the LOC119993207 gene encoding uncharacterized protein LOC119993207 isoform X1, whose translation MEKSVAGDELSEESTSDSPDNSQVSYQKEKIEETSLVPQSRRPSLSSLQIPARSLENSLSDLTKTDTTSVASPSSTRAGLPPRPNSASFKASVKNMLPQRSFRTKSLYQDGEKTVLIIPDTPHSNAPLDKPSTSRSFSLNKVFFSPSAKTIHSLPVTPNANSGPQPVVEGRSNCHSDVSKLEVQQHMKRSLSVPVNIKIRSLRRTDSGGLFRVISATPRPKVVDRASPDNAPTTEIDVEDAGEDIPEEEAVCRICLVELGEGGETLKMECSCKGELALAHQECAVKWFSIKGNKTCDICRQEVRNLPVMLLKINNPQTVSRRPPSVPQQRDLARYRVWQDVPVLVMVSMLAYFCFLEQLLVSDLGSRALAISLPFSCVLGLISAMIASTMAVSRSYIWAYASFQFAIVILFAHIFYTVLNVNPILSVLLSSFTGFGIAISTNSLLVEYFRWRTSRHVLSSNRQFNRTGQQRQQQQHEPHQQLQHQHSTEGSVVGTTDGPRQQEVMIQST comes from the exons ATGGAGAAATCAGTCGCTGGCGATGAACTTAGTGAAGAATCAACGTCGGATTCTCCCGACAACTCGCAG GTGTCTTATCAAAAGGAGAAGATTGAAGAAACCTCTCTAGTTCCGCAGTCTAGGAGGCCTAGCCTCTCTTCATTGCAAATACCAGCAAGGTCTCTTGAGAATTCATTATCAGATCTTACAAAGACTGATACTACTTCAGTAGCAAGTCCAAGTTCTACTAGAGCAGGGCTACCCCCGAGACCTAATTCTGCCAGCTTCAAAGCCTCGGTTAAAAATATGCTTCCTCAGAGGAGCTTTAGGACAAAAAGTTTGTACCAGGATGGTGAGAAGACGGTTCTCATAATCCCAGATACTCCTCATTCGAATGCTCCTCTGGACAAACCTTCGACTTCAAGGTCCTTTTCTCTCAATAAggtttttttctctccttcagCAAAAACAATACATTCTTTACCAGTTACGCCAAATGCGAATTCTGGTCCCCAGCCTGTGGTGGAAGGGCGTTCAAATTGTCATTCCGATGTTTCT AAGTTAGAAGTTCAGCAGCATATGAAACGTTCATTGTCAGTTCCAGTAAATATTAAAATCAGAAGTTTGAGGAGGACAGATTCTGGAGGACTGTTTCGTGTTATTTCAGCAACTCCTCGTCCTAAAGTGGTTGATAGAGCTTCACCAGATAATGCCCCTACAACGGAAATTG ATGTTGAAGATGCTGGTGAAGATATTCCTGAGGAAGAGGCAGTTTGCAGGATTTGTTTGGTTGAGCTTGGGGAAGGAGGTGAAACTCTCAAGATGGAGTGTAGCTGCAAAGGAGAACTTGCACTTGCTCATCAAGAGTGTGCAGTGAAATGGTTCAGTATCAAAGGAAACAAGACGTGTGATATCTGCAGACAGGAAGTTCGAAACCTACCTGtaatgcttttgaagataaataATCCTCAAACGGTTTCTAGACGGCCACCGAGTGTACCGCAGCAGAGGGACCTAGCCCGTTACAG GGTATGGCAGGATGTACCTGTTCTTGTCATGGTCAGCATGCTTGCATATTTCTGCTTCTTGGAGCAACTGCTG GTCTCTGACTTGGGATCCCGTGCTCTTGCCATTTCTTTACCATTCTCATGCGTTTTAGGTCTCATTTCTGCCATGATTGCTTCCACCATGG CAGTCAGCAGGAGTTACATTTGGGCATATGCTTCCTTCCAGTTTGCAATTGTGATCCTGTTCGCTCATATTTTCTACACCGTG CTTAATGTGAACCCAATTCTTTCAGTCCTCCTTTCCTCTTTCACTGGATTTGGCATTGCAATTAGCACAAATTCTCTTTTGGTGGAATACTTCAGGTGGAGAACAAGCAGGCATGTGCTGTCTTCCAATCGGCAGTTTAACAGAACAGGGCAGCAGCGTCAGCAACAGCAGCATGAACCACATCAACAACTGCAACACCAACATTCTACGGAAGGTTCTGTAGTTGGAACGACTGATGGTCCAAGGCAGCAAGAAGTGATGATTCAAAGCACCTAG
- the LOC119993207 gene encoding uncharacterized protein LOC119993207 isoform X2: MEKSVAGDELSEESTSDSPDNSQVSYQKEKIEETSLVPQSRRPSLSSLQIPARSLENSLSDLTKTDTTSVASPSSTRAGLPPRPNSASFKASVKNMLPQRSFRTKSLYQDGEKTVLIIPDTPHSNAPLDKPSTSRSFSLNKVFFSPSAKTIHSLPVTPNANSGPQPVVEGRSNCHSDVSKLEVQQHMKRSLSVPVNIKIRSLRRTDSGGLFRVISATPRPKVVDRASPDNAPTTEIDVEDAGEDIPEEEAVCRICLVELGEGGETLKMECSCKGELALAHQECAVKWFSIKGNKTCDICRQEVRNLPVMLLKINNPQTVSRRPPSVPQQRDLARYRVWQDVPVLVMVSMLAYFCFLEQLLVSDLGSRALAISLPFSCVLGLISAMIASTMVSRSYIWAYASFQFAIVILFAHIFYTVLNVNPILSVLLSSFTGFGIAISTNSLLVEYFRWRTSRHVLSSNRQFNRTGQQRQQQQHEPHQQLQHQHSTEGSVVGTTDGPRQQEVMIQST, encoded by the exons ATGGAGAAATCAGTCGCTGGCGATGAACTTAGTGAAGAATCAACGTCGGATTCTCCCGACAACTCGCAG GTGTCTTATCAAAAGGAGAAGATTGAAGAAACCTCTCTAGTTCCGCAGTCTAGGAGGCCTAGCCTCTCTTCATTGCAAATACCAGCAAGGTCTCTTGAGAATTCATTATCAGATCTTACAAAGACTGATACTACTTCAGTAGCAAGTCCAAGTTCTACTAGAGCAGGGCTACCCCCGAGACCTAATTCTGCCAGCTTCAAAGCCTCGGTTAAAAATATGCTTCCTCAGAGGAGCTTTAGGACAAAAAGTTTGTACCAGGATGGTGAGAAGACGGTTCTCATAATCCCAGATACTCCTCATTCGAATGCTCCTCTGGACAAACCTTCGACTTCAAGGTCCTTTTCTCTCAATAAggtttttttctctccttcagCAAAAACAATACATTCTTTACCAGTTACGCCAAATGCGAATTCTGGTCCCCAGCCTGTGGTGGAAGGGCGTTCAAATTGTCATTCCGATGTTTCT AAGTTAGAAGTTCAGCAGCATATGAAACGTTCATTGTCAGTTCCAGTAAATATTAAAATCAGAAGTTTGAGGAGGACAGATTCTGGAGGACTGTTTCGTGTTATTTCAGCAACTCCTCGTCCTAAAGTGGTTGATAGAGCTTCACCAGATAATGCCCCTACAACGGAAATTG ATGTTGAAGATGCTGGTGAAGATATTCCTGAGGAAGAGGCAGTTTGCAGGATTTGTTTGGTTGAGCTTGGGGAAGGAGGTGAAACTCTCAAGATGGAGTGTAGCTGCAAAGGAGAACTTGCACTTGCTCATCAAGAGTGTGCAGTGAAATGGTTCAGTATCAAAGGAAACAAGACGTGTGATATCTGCAGACAGGAAGTTCGAAACCTACCTGtaatgcttttgaagataaataATCCTCAAACGGTTTCTAGACGGCCACCGAGTGTACCGCAGCAGAGGGACCTAGCCCGTTACAG GGTATGGCAGGATGTACCTGTTCTTGTCATGGTCAGCATGCTTGCATATTTCTGCTTCTTGGAGCAACTGCTG GTCTCTGACTTGGGATCCCGTGCTCTTGCCATTTCTTTACCATTCTCATGCGTTTTAGGTCTCATTTCTGCCATGATTGCTTCCACCATGG TCAGCAGGAGTTACATTTGGGCATATGCTTCCTTCCAGTTTGCAATTGTGATCCTGTTCGCTCATATTTTCTACACCGTG CTTAATGTGAACCCAATTCTTTCAGTCCTCCTTTCCTCTTTCACTGGATTTGGCATTGCAATTAGCACAAATTCTCTTTTGGTGGAATACTTCAGGTGGAGAACAAGCAGGCATGTGCTGTCTTCCAATCGGCAGTTTAACAGAACAGGGCAGCAGCGTCAGCAACAGCAGCATGAACCACATCAACAACTGCAACACCAACATTCTACGGAAGGTTCTGTAGTTGGAACGACTGATGGTCCAAGGCAGCAAGAAGTGATGATTCAAAGCACCTAG
- the LOC119993829 gene encoding PRKR-interacting protein 1-like has translation MSTGRPKDGDLQLVAAPEKSKSLLLPPRPPASAAGSTALVEYTPVLKEEEEDLEIKLRRILENVPVRVNNTSGSSAGSGSGDFHQYRQMRRKEQDRLARMDVDYQKKKEIAEFNMRREERLKAAEERTAKKRLKRQKKRNRKKEKKTQLNAGGEEHQNEEPSEDEDDLDNNAEN, from the exons ATGTCCACGGGTAGGCCTAAGGACGGGGACTTGCAGCTGGTGGCGGCACCTGAAAAATCAAAGTCGCTACTCCTTCCACCTCGGCCTCCAGCGTCGGCTGCGGGATCAACGGCGCTTGTGGAATACACGCCGGTCTtgaaggaagaggaggaggatctGGAGATCAAGCTCCGGCGAATCCTTGAGAATGTTCCGGTCCGTGTCAACAATACCTCTGGTAGCTCTGCTGGTTCTGGTTCAGGTGACTTCCACCAG TATCGGCAAATGAGAAGGAAGGAACAAGATCGGCTTGCCAGAATGGATGTTGACTACCAGAAAAAGAAGGAGATAGCAGAATTCAACATGAGGAGGGAGGAAAGATTGAAAGCTGCAGAGGAACGAACTGCAAAGAAGCGTTTGAAACgtcaaaagaaaaggaacaggaaaaaggaaaagaagacccAGTTGAATGCCGGTGGAGAAGAGCATCAGAATGAAGAACCTTCAGAAGACGAGGATGACTTGGATAACAACGCAGAAAACTAA
- the LOC119993879 gene encoding tryptophan synthase beta chain 2 isoform X1 produces the protein MATYSIFSTNPTPIFSGSSSIQIQDPLSNNQWLGCISLKMKPMHLRRSNGCRLRTRAALSDDLKAFEVPCQWYNLIADLPVKPPPTLHPQTFEPVKHEDLSPLFPNELIKQEASNERFIDIPNEVLDVYRLWRPTPLIRAKRLEKLLNTPARIYYKYEGTSPAGSHKPNTAVPQVFYNAQEGIKNVVTETGAGQWGSALAFACSLFDISCEVWQVRASYDQKPYRRLMMQTWGAKVHPSPSSITDAGQKILQMDPLSPGSLGIAISEAVEVAGKNADTKYCLGSVLNHVLLHQTVIGEECLKQMEAIGETPDVIIGCTGGGSNFAGLTFPFIREKLNGKINPAIKAVEPTACPSLTKGVYAYDYGDTAGMTPLMKMHTLGHDFIPDPIHAGGLRYHGMAPLISHVYELGFMEATAIPQTECFEAAIKFARTEGVIPAPEPTHAIAATIREAIQCRESGEAKVILMAMCGHGHFDLAAYEKFLQGNMVDLSFSEEKIQASLAKIPKLVP, from the exons ATGGCCACTTACTCTATTTTCTCTACAAACCCAACTCCCATTTTTTCTGGTTCTTCAAGCATCCAAATCCAAG ATCCTTTGTCGAATAATCAATGGCTGGGGTGTATTTCATTGAAGATGAAGCCGATGCATCTACGTCGCTCAAATGGGTGTAGATTGAGAACAAGAGCAGCTTTAAGTGATGATCTAAAAGCCTTTGAAGTTCCTTGTCAATGGTACAATCTAATTGCAGATCTTCCGGTGAAACCTCCTCCCACTCTGCATCCCCAAACTTTCGAACCAGTTAAACATGAAGATTTGTCTCCTCTTTTTCCCAATGAGTTGATTAAGCAGGAGGCAAGCAATGAGAGGTTCATAGATATCCCAAATGAAGTTCTTGATGTTTACAGGCTTTGGCGCCCGACTCCTCTGATTCG AGCGAAAAGATTGGAGAAGCTTCTTAACACCCCTGCCAGAATTTACTACAAGTATGAAGGAACTAGCCCTGCTGGATCGCATAAGCCCAACACGGCAGTCCCACAAGTGTTCTACAATGCACAGGAAGGCATCAAGAATGTTGTGACTGAAACTGGAGCGGGGCAGTGGGGGAGTGCTCTAGCTTTTGCCTGCAGCTTATTTGATATCAGCTGCGAG GTATGGCAAGTTCGGGCTTCTTATGATCAGAAACCATATCGTAGATTGATGATGCAGACATGGGGAGCAAAGGTTCATCCTTCTCCATCAAGCATTACTGATGCCGGACAGAAAATTCTTCAGATGGATCCATTGAGCCCTGGAAGTCTTGGAATCGCTATATCAGAAGCGGTTGAAGTTGCAGGTAAAAATGCTGATACAAAATACTGCCTAGGGAGTGTGCTCAATCATGTTTTGCTACACCAGACTGTTATAGGCGAGGAGTGTCTTAAGCAGATGGAGGCTATAGGTGAAACACCTGATGTGATCATAGGTTGCACCGGTGGTGGATCAAATTTTGCAGGGcttacttttcctttcattCGGGAGAAGCTCAACGGGAAAATCAACCCTGCCATTAAAGCAGTTGAACCTACAGCGTGTCCTTCATTGACAAAAGGGGTTTATGCGTATGACTATGGCGATACAGCTGGGATGACTCCATTGATGAAGATGCATACGCTTGGACACGATTTCATTCCTGACCCAATTCACGCTG GAGGATTACGCTATCATGGTATGGCCCCGTTGATATCACACGTCTATGAGTTGGGTTTCATGGAAGCAACAGCAATTCCGCAAACTGAGTGCTTTGAAG CGGCAATTAAATTTGCTAGGACTGAAGGAGTAATACCGGCACCAGAGCCTACCCATGCAATAGCTGCAACCATAAGAGAAGCAATCCAATGTAGAGAGAGTGGAGAAGCAAAGGTTATCCTAATGGCAATGTGTGGCCATGGCCATTTTGACCTTGCAGCTTATGAAAAGTTCTTGCAAGGAAATATGGTTGACTTGTCATTTTCAGAGGAAAAGATACAAGCTTCATTGGCCAAAATTCCTAAATTGGTGCCATAA
- the LOC119993879 gene encoding tryptophan synthase beta chain 2 isoform X2: MKPMHLRRSNGCRLRTRAALSDDLKAFEVPCQWYNLIADLPVKPPPTLHPQTFEPVKHEDLSPLFPNELIKQEASNERFIDIPNEVLDVYRLWRPTPLIRAKRLEKLLNTPARIYYKYEGTSPAGSHKPNTAVPQVFYNAQEGIKNVVTETGAGQWGSALAFACSLFDISCEVWQVRASYDQKPYRRLMMQTWGAKVHPSPSSITDAGQKILQMDPLSPGSLGIAISEAVEVAGKNADTKYCLGSVLNHVLLHQTVIGEECLKQMEAIGETPDVIIGCTGGGSNFAGLTFPFIREKLNGKINPAIKAVEPTACPSLTKGVYAYDYGDTAGMTPLMKMHTLGHDFIPDPIHAGGLRYHGMAPLISHVYELGFMEATAIPQTECFEAAIKFARTEGVIPAPEPTHAIAATIREAIQCRESGEAKVILMAMCGHGHFDLAAYEKFLQGNMVDLSFSEEKIQASLAKIPKLVP, from the exons ATGAAGCCGATGCATCTACGTCGCTCAAATGGGTGTAGATTGAGAACAAGAGCAGCTTTAAGTGATGATCTAAAAGCCTTTGAAGTTCCTTGTCAATGGTACAATCTAATTGCAGATCTTCCGGTGAAACCTCCTCCCACTCTGCATCCCCAAACTTTCGAACCAGTTAAACATGAAGATTTGTCTCCTCTTTTTCCCAATGAGTTGATTAAGCAGGAGGCAAGCAATGAGAGGTTCATAGATATCCCAAATGAAGTTCTTGATGTTTACAGGCTTTGGCGCCCGACTCCTCTGATTCG AGCGAAAAGATTGGAGAAGCTTCTTAACACCCCTGCCAGAATTTACTACAAGTATGAAGGAACTAGCCCTGCTGGATCGCATAAGCCCAACACGGCAGTCCCACAAGTGTTCTACAATGCACAGGAAGGCATCAAGAATGTTGTGACTGAAACTGGAGCGGGGCAGTGGGGGAGTGCTCTAGCTTTTGCCTGCAGCTTATTTGATATCAGCTGCGAG GTATGGCAAGTTCGGGCTTCTTATGATCAGAAACCATATCGTAGATTGATGATGCAGACATGGGGAGCAAAGGTTCATCCTTCTCCATCAAGCATTACTGATGCCGGACAGAAAATTCTTCAGATGGATCCATTGAGCCCTGGAAGTCTTGGAATCGCTATATCAGAAGCGGTTGAAGTTGCAGGTAAAAATGCTGATACAAAATACTGCCTAGGGAGTGTGCTCAATCATGTTTTGCTACACCAGACTGTTATAGGCGAGGAGTGTCTTAAGCAGATGGAGGCTATAGGTGAAACACCTGATGTGATCATAGGTTGCACCGGTGGTGGATCAAATTTTGCAGGGcttacttttcctttcattCGGGAGAAGCTCAACGGGAAAATCAACCCTGCCATTAAAGCAGTTGAACCTACAGCGTGTCCTTCATTGACAAAAGGGGTTTATGCGTATGACTATGGCGATACAGCTGGGATGACTCCATTGATGAAGATGCATACGCTTGGACACGATTTCATTCCTGACCCAATTCACGCTG GAGGATTACGCTATCATGGTATGGCCCCGTTGATATCACACGTCTATGAGTTGGGTTTCATGGAAGCAACAGCAATTCCGCAAACTGAGTGCTTTGAAG CGGCAATTAAATTTGCTAGGACTGAAGGAGTAATACCGGCACCAGAGCCTACCCATGCAATAGCTGCAACCATAAGAGAAGCAATCCAATGTAGAGAGAGTGGAGAAGCAAAGGTTATCCTAATGGCAATGTGTGGCCATGGCCATTTTGACCTTGCAGCTTATGAAAAGTTCTTGCAAGGAAATATGGTTGACTTGTCATTTTCAGAGGAAAAGATACAAGCTTCATTGGCCAAAATTCCTAAATTGGTGCCATAA
- the LOC119992445 gene encoding stress-induced protein KIN2-like → MNDSQSAGFQAGQAKGQAQEKGSQMMDKASNAAQSAKESCQEAGQQMQAKAQGAADAVKNSVGMNK, encoded by the exons ATGAATGATTCTCAGAGCGCAGGTTTCCAAGCTGGGCAGGCCAAAGGCCAGGCACAGGAGAAGGGCAGCCAAATGATGGACAAGGCTAGCAATGCTGCCCAATCTGCCAAGGAATCATGCCAAGAG GCTGGACAGCAGATGCAGGCTAAAGCACAAGGGGCAGCTGATGCTGTCAAGAACAGTGTTGGGATGAACAAATGA